The proteins below are encoded in one region of Nostoc flagelliforme CCNUN1:
- a CDS encoding plasmid partition protein ParG: protein MSIRAMEEKKKPGRPSTNKDDPVYVRARVPRELHKSFKLACTEDDLVMEDVVKDLIKDWLTKRGKKNPA from the coding sequence ATGAGTATTCGAGCTATGGAGGAAAAGAAAAAACCAGGAAGACCATCAACCAATAAAGATGACCCTGTTTATGTCCGTGCCAGAGTGCCACGAGAACTCCACAAATCTTTCAAGCTTGCTTGCACGGAAGATGATTTGGTTATGGAAGATGTAGTCAAGGATTTGATTAAAGACTGGCTTACAAAAAGAGGCAAGAAAAATCCCGCTTAG